From Streptomyces sp. TLI_235, a single genomic window includes:
- a CDS encoding DNA polymerase III delta subunit, protein MARKSAPDDLLAPLTLAVGQEELLLDRAVAEVVAAAKAADPDTDVRDLAPGALQPGSLAELTTPSLFAERKVIVVRAAQDLSADSVKEVKAYLDSPVEEVIMILVHAGGVKGKGLLDAAKKAGAREVQCAKLTKSGDKLAFVRNEFRQLGRSAGQEACQALLDALGSDLRELAAACSQLTADVEGTIDEAAVARYYSGRAEATGFEVADLAVTGRAAEALERLRWALAVGQPPTGITYALASGVRSIGRLATAGRNMRPADLARELGMPPWKVDRVRQQMRGWTGDGVAAALTAVAEADAAVKGGSDDPAYALERAVVAVARAARSGARPY, encoded by the coding sequence ATGGCCAGGAAGAGTGCACCCGACGACCTGCTCGCCCCGCTGACCCTCGCGGTCGGCCAGGAGGAGCTGCTGCTCGACCGCGCAGTGGCCGAGGTGGTGGCCGCAGCCAAGGCGGCCGACCCCGACACCGACGTCCGGGACCTCGCGCCGGGCGCCCTGCAGCCGGGCAGCCTCGCCGAGCTGACCACGCCCTCGCTCTTCGCCGAGCGCAAGGTGATCGTCGTCAGGGCCGCCCAGGATCTCTCCGCCGACTCGGTGAAGGAGGTCAAGGCGTACCTCGACTCGCCCGTCGAAGAGGTGATCATGATCCTCGTCCACGCGGGCGGTGTGAAGGGCAAGGGCCTGCTGGACGCCGCGAAGAAGGCCGGCGCCCGCGAGGTGCAGTGCGCCAAGCTGACCAAGAGCGGCGACAAACTCGCCTTTGTCCGCAACGAGTTCCGGCAGCTGGGCCGGTCGGCGGGCCAGGAGGCCTGCCAGGCCCTGCTGGACGCGCTCGGCAGCGACCTGCGCGAGCTGGCCGCCGCCTGCAGCCAGCTCACGGCCGACGTCGAGGGCACCATCGACGAGGCGGCCGTCGCCCGCTACTACAGCGGCCGCGCCGAGGCCACCGGCTTCGAGGTTGCCGACCTCGCGGTCACCGGCCGCGCGGCGGAGGCACTGGAGCGGCTGCGCTGGGCGCTGGCCGTGGGTCAGCCGCCCACCGGCATCACCTACGCGCTGGCCTCCGGAGTCCGGAGCATCGGCCGGCTGGCCACGGCCGGCCGGAACATGCGCCCCGCCGACCTCGCCCGCGAGCTCGGCATGCCGCCGTGGAAAGTCGATCGGGTCCGCCAGCAGATGCGTGGCTGGACGGGCGACGGCGTGGCCGCCGCCCTGACCGCCGTCGCCGAGGCGGACGCCGCCGTCAAGGGCGGGTCGGACGATCCGGCGTACGCCCTGGAGCGCGCGGTGGTCGCCGTCGCCCGCGCGGCCCGCTCCGGCGCCCGCCCGTACTGA